The Alphaproteobacteria bacterium genome contains a region encoding:
- a CDS encoding tripartite tricarboxylate transporter substrate binding protein → MKRACVFSHFAATCAAAVSAAVLLSAVPALAAWEPTRPVEFIVPAGTGGGADQMARVIQGIVTKHALMKQSMVVINKSGGAGGEGFLDVKGSKGNPHKLVITLSNLFTTPLATGIPFSWRDLTPVAMMALDEFVLWVPADAPYKTAKDYVDAAKAAPGTMKMGGTGSKQEDQIITVAIEKATGAKFTYIPYKGGGEVAVQLVGKHVNSTVNNPIEAVAQWRAGQLRPLCVFDKENLPVKDKIAGDMAWSDIPTCKSQGLDIEYLMLRGVFMTPGATPDQIAFYVDLLKKVRETPEWKALMHDGAFNQTFMSGADYAKWVENEENRHRDLMKDAGFLAQTN, encoded by the coding sequence ATGAAACGCGCATGCGTCTTTTCGCATTTCGCAGCAACCTGTGCGGCCGCCGTAAGCGCGGCCGTTTTGCTATCCGCAGTTCCCGCTCTCGCAGCATGGGAACCGACACGTCCCGTTGAGTTCATCGTGCCGGCCGGCACCGGCGGCGGCGCCGACCAGATGGCGCGCGTCATCCAGGGCATCGTGACGAAGCACGCCCTGATGAAGCAGTCGATGGTGGTGATCAACAAGTCCGGCGGCGCGGGCGGCGAGGGCTTCCTCGACGTGAAAGGCTCCAAGGGCAATCCGCACAAGCTTGTCATAACGCTCTCGAACCTGTTCACTACGCCGCTCGCGACCGGCATTCCGTTCTCGTGGAGGGACCTCACCCCGGTCGCCATGATGGCGCTCGACGAGTTCGTGCTGTGGGTGCCGGCGGATGCGCCGTACAAGACCGCGAAGGACTACGTCGACGCCGCCAAGGCCGCACCGGGCACGATGAAGATGGGCGGCACCGGCTCGAAGCAGGAAGACCAGATCATCACGGTGGCGATCGAGAAAGCGACCGGCGCCAAGTTCACCTACATTCCCTACAAGGGCGGCGGCGAGGTCGCGGTGCAACTCGTCGGCAAGCACGTCAACTCGACGGTGAACAATCCGATCGAAGCGGTTGCCCAGTGGCGCGCCGGGCAATTGCGTCCGCTCTGCGTGTTCGACAAGGAAAACCTGCCAGTCAAGGACAAGATCGCGGGCGACATGGCCTGGAGCGACATCCCGACCTGCAAAAGCCAGGGTCTCGACATCGAATACCTGATGCTGCGCGGCGTCTTCATGACGCCGGGCGCGACGCCGGATCAGATCGCCTTCTATGTCGACCTGCTCAAGAAGGTGCGCGAGACGCCGGAGTGGAAGGCGCTGATGCACGACGGTGCATTCAACCAGACCTTCATGTCCGGCGCCGATTACGCCAAGTGGGTGGAGAACGAAGAGAACCGGCATCGCGACCTGATGAAGGACGCCGGCTTCCTGGCGCAGACCAACTGA
- a CDS encoding FAD binding domain-containing protein has protein sequence MRALVIGGSMSGLLAALALRQRGFDVSVYERVAEPLAGRGAGIVAQPELKAVLRTLGLDPDRDLGIEVPWRLMFSRDGRVTHRMAIPQTMTAWDRVFHLLKAAFPDADYHPGKELRGIAQDSRVTAHFTDGSAEEGDLLVGADGIRSTVRQQYLPDVIPLYAGYTAWRGLVNEAAFPPALHAELFEHFSFCLPDNEQMLGYPVAGANNDLRGGRRRYNFVWYRPASEERELARLLTDETGRTHALSIPPPLIARAVIAEMRTGAARVLAPQFNEMVLLCEQPFLQPIYDLDVPRMAFGRVALVGDAAFVARPHIGAGVAKAADDALVLADALAASEVESALKTFEAARLPVGAKIIARTRHLGAYVQADLKTEAERAYAARHRTPEAVLTETAIMEF, from the coding sequence GTGCGCGCGCTGGTGATCGGCGGATCGATGAGCGGCCTCCTGGCCGCGCTCGCGCTGAGACAGCGCGGGTTCGACGTCTCGGTGTACGAACGCGTCGCCGAGCCGCTCGCGGGGCGTGGGGCGGGCATCGTGGCGCAGCCCGAACTCAAGGCCGTGCTGCGCACACTTGGGCTCGATCCCGATCGTGACCTCGGCATCGAGGTGCCCTGGCGGCTGATGTTTTCGCGCGACGGCCGCGTCACGCATCGCATGGCGATCCCGCAGACGATGACGGCCTGGGATCGGGTGTTTCACTTGCTGAAAGCTGCCTTCCCCGACGCCGACTATCATCCCGGCAAGGAACTGCGCGGTATCGCGCAGGACAGCCGCGTCACGGCGCATTTCACCGACGGTTCGGCCGAGGAGGGCGACCTGCTGGTGGGCGCGGACGGCATCCGTTCCACGGTGCGCCAGCAATATCTGCCGGACGTGATCCCGCTCTATGCCGGATACACCGCCTGGCGCGGGCTTGTGAACGAAGCCGCGTTCCCGCCCGCGCTGCACGCCGAACTGTTCGAGCACTTCTCGTTCTGCCTGCCCGACAACGAGCAGATGCTGGGTTACCCGGTGGCGGGAGCGAACAACGATCTGCGGGGAGGGCGTCGGCGCTACAATTTCGTCTGGTACCGCCCGGCGAGCGAGGAACGCGAGTTGGCGCGCCTGCTCACCGACGAGACCGGCCGCACGCACGCGCTTTCGATCCCGCCGCCGCTGATCGCGCGCGCGGTGATCGCCGAAATGCGTACTGGCGCGGCGCGCGTGCTCGCGCCGCAGTTCAACGAGATGGTCTTGCTCTGCGAGCAGCCCTTCCTGCAGCCGATCTACGACCTCGACGTACCGCGCATGGCGTTCGGCCGCGTTGCGCTCGTGGGCGATGCGGCGTTCGTGGCGCGCCCGCATATCGGCGCAGGCGTCGCCAAGGCCGCGGACGATGCGCTGGTGCTTGCGGATGCGCTTGCGGCGAGCGAAGTCGAGAGCGCGCTGAAGACGTTCGAAGCTGCACGGCTGCCGGTCGGCGCCAAGATCATCGCGCGCACGCGCCATCTCGGCGCCTATGTGCAGGCGGATCTGAAGACCGAAGCCGAGCGCGCCTACGCGGCGCGCCATCGCACACCGGAGGCCGTGCTGACCGAAACTGCGATCATGGAGTTTTGA
- a CDS encoding tripartite tricarboxylate transporter permease — protein sequence MIEDIGNLFHGFAVVLQPFNLLLMVVGILLGVIIGVLPGLGGANGVAILLPLTFGMSPTSAIIMLSCIYWGALFGGAITSVLFNIPGEPWSVATTFDGHPMAQKGQAGEALTAAFTSSFVGALFAVIMITLVAPLVAKFALQFGPTEKFAVFFLAFCSFIGMGKEPPFKTVAAMMIGFALAAVGLDSVTGQLRLTFGFTELLNGFDFLVAVIGLFGIGEILLTMEEGLSFKGRAAGINPKVVWETWKELPRYWATSLRSCVIGCWMGISPAGATPASFMSYGIAKRTSKRGDNFGKGEIEGVVAPETAAHAAGTAALLPMLALGVPGSPTAAVLLGGLLIWGLQPGPLLFVEQKDFVWGLIASMYLGNVVGLLIVLTCVPLFAAILRIPFSIIGPIILVMCAIGAYTVHNSAFDVVLMLVFGVIGYVLKKTNYPLAPMVLAIVLGDKAEEAFRQSLLGSGGSLGVFFSNGLVGTIMVLGLIALFWPLIQSAWTKARLATAA from the coding sequence ATGATCGAAGATATCGGCAATCTGTTTCACGGCTTCGCGGTGGTTCTCCAGCCGTTCAATCTGCTCTTGATGGTTGTCGGCATTCTGCTCGGCGTCATCATCGGCGTGCTGCCGGGTCTTGGCGGCGCGAATGGCGTCGCGATCCTGCTGCCGCTCACCTTCGGCATGTCGCCGACTTCCGCGATCATCATGCTGTCCTGCATCTACTGGGGCGCGCTGTTCGGTGGCGCCATCACATCGGTGCTGTTCAACATCCCGGGCGAACCATGGTCGGTCGCGACGACCTTCGACGGCCATCCGATGGCGCAGAAGGGTCAGGCGGGCGAGGCGCTGACCGCCGCGTTCACCTCGTCCTTCGTCGGCGCGCTGTTCGCCGTGATCATGATCACGCTGGTTGCGCCGCTCGTTGCAAAATTTGCGTTGCAGTTCGGCCCGACGGAGAAGTTCGCGGTGTTCTTCCTCGCCTTCTGCTCCTTCATCGGCATGGGCAAGGAGCCGCCGTTCAAGACCGTCGCCGCGATGATGATCGGCTTCGCGCTCGCGGCCGTCGGCCTCGACAGCGTGACCGGCCAGCTCCGTCTCACGTTCGGTTTTACGGAGTTGCTCAACGGCTTCGACTTCCTGGTCGCCGTCATCGGCCTGTTCGGCATCGGCGAGATCCTGCTTACCATGGAGGAAGGCCTCTCCTTCAAGGGCCGCGCCGCCGGCATCAACCCGAAGGTCGTGTGGGAGACCTGGAAGGAGCTGCCGCGCTACTGGGCGACGTCGCTGCGCTCTTGCGTCATCGGATGCTGGATGGGCATTTCGCCCGCGGGCGCGACGCCCGCCTCGTTCATGAGCTACGGCATCGCCAAGCGCACCTCGAAGCGCGGCGACAACTTCGGCAAGGGCGAGATCGAGGGCGTGGTCGCGCCCGAGACGGCGGCCCACGCCGCCGGCACCGCCGCGCTGTTGCCGATGCTCGCGCTCGGCGTGCCGGGCTCGCCGACCGCCGCCGTGCTGCTTGGTGGCCTGTTGATCTGGGGCCTTCAGCCGGGCCCGCTGCTGTTCGTCGAACAGAAGGATTTCGTGTGGGGCCTGATCGCCTCGATGTATCTCGGCAACGTCGTCGGCCTCCTGATCGTGCTCACTTGCGTGCCGCTGTTCGCCGCGATCCTGCGCATCCCGTTCTCGATCATCGGCCCGATCATTCTGGTGATGTGCGCGATCGGCGCCTACACGGTGCACAACTCCGCCTTCGACGTGGTGCTGATGCTGGTGTTCGGCGTGATCGGCTACGTGCTGAAGAAAACCAATTACCCGCTTGCCCCGATGGTCCTGGCGATCGTGCTTGGCGACAAGGCCGAAGAAGCCTTCCGCCAGTCCTTGCTCGGCTCGGGCGGGAGCCTCGGGGTGTTCTTTTCCAACGGGCTGGTCGGCACGATCATGGTTCTCGGCCTGATCGCGCTGTTTTGGCCGCTGATCCAGAGCGCCTGGACCAAGGCGCGGCTCGCAACGGCCGCCTGA
- a CDS encoding tripartite tricarboxylate transporter TctB family protein: MSDTSHAGAGPSHRAVEIGTALAMIAFGALVIAGSLHVGIGWGAEGPKSGFFPFYLGVAIIAASAVNVVAAYGQDPRTIFAEWSQLASVLSVVIPTTIYVFAVPWAGIYVSSLILIAVFMVWLGRYRVGMAAAVSIGVTVATYLMFEKWFLVPLPKGPIEDWLGL, encoded by the coding sequence ATGAGCGACACGTCGCACGCCGGCGCAGGCCCTTCGCATCGCGCTGTCGAGATCGGCACCGCGCTGGCGATGATCGCGTTCGGCGCACTGGTCATTGCAGGCAGCCTGCACGTCGGCATCGGCTGGGGTGCCGAAGGGCCGAAATCCGGCTTCTTCCCGTTCTATCTGGGCGTCGCGATCATCGCGGCGAGCGCCGTCAACGTCGTCGCAGCCTACGGGCAGGATCCACGCACGATCTTCGCCGAGTGGTCGCAGCTCGCCTCGGTGCTCTCGGTGGTGATCCCGACCACGATCTACGTCTTCGCCGTGCCGTGGGCCGGCATCTACGTATCGTCGCTCATCCTGATCGCCGTGTTCATGGTGTGGCTCGGCCGCTATCGCGTCGGCATGGCGGCGGCCGTCTCGATCGGCGTGACCGTCGCGACCTACCTGATGTTCGAGAAGTGGTTCCTCGTGCCGCTGCCGAAGGGACCGATCGAAGACTGGCTCGGGCTGTAA
- a CDS encoding GntR family transcriptional regulator: MSDAPARAPASRVVLAPLEDTSTFADRAYVALKDTIVSLNVYEQEGEVRLDERQLASDLGISRTPVREAMAQLEREGFVRSVPRRGIYVVRKSKQEVIEMITAWAALESMAARLITQNASTEEIAALRKMFATFENGEARAHLDEYSEANIEFHQTIIRMSKNHVLIDLAENLFTHMRMIRRKTIGEQDRVERSIRDHINIIEALEARDTARAEDLVRNHALGLADHVAKYADYLD; the protein is encoded by the coding sequence ATGAGCGATGCCCCAGCACGCGCCCCTGCCTCGCGCGTCGTCCTCGCCCCTCTGGAAGACACCTCGACCTTCGCCGACCGCGCGTACGTGGCGCTGAAGGACACCATCGTGTCGCTCAATGTCTATGAGCAGGAAGGCGAGGTGCGGCTCGACGAGCGCCAACTCGCGAGCGATCTCGGCATCTCGCGCACGCCGGTGCGCGAGGCGATGGCGCAGCTCGAGCGCGAAGGCTTCGTGCGCTCGGTACCGCGGCGCGGCATCTATGTGGTGCGCAAGAGCAAGCAGGAAGTGATCGAGATGATCACCGCCTGGGCGGCGCTGGAAAGCATGGCGGCGCGCCTGATCACACAAAATGCCTCGACCGAGGAAATCGCGGCGCTGCGCAAAATGTTCGCCACCTTCGAGAACGGCGAGGCCCGCGCGCATCTCGACGAATATTCCGAGGCGAACATCGAGTTTCATCAGACCATCATCCGCATGAGCAAGAACCACGTGCTCATCGATCTCGCGGAAAACCTGTTCACCCACATGCGGATGATCCGCCGCAAGACGATCGGCGAGCAGGATCGTGTCGAGCGCTCGATCCGCGATCACATCAACATCATCGAGGCGCTCGAAGCGCGCGACACCGCGCGCGCCGAGGATCTCGTGCGCAACCACGCGCTCGGCCTCGCCGACCACGTGGCGAAATACGCGGATTATCTAGACTGA
- the oxlT gene encoding oxalate/formate MFS antiporter, with translation MSVASGAATQPTTATASEATRWGQLIFGIICMVMIANLQYGWTLFVGPIDQKYHWGRAAIQVAFTIFVLTETWLVPIEGYLIDKFGPRIMISGSGALVAIAWVINSYADSLALLYLGAAIGGIGAGVIYGGSVGNALKWFPDRRGLAAGLTAAGFGAGSALTVIPIANMIKTSGFEAAFFWFGLGQGIVVIFVALLLRAPAAGEVPPPLTGALQQTRRDYTPIEALRTPVFWVMYVMFVAVGAGGLMAIAQLAPIAKDFKVADIPVSLIGITLPALTFALTIDRVLNGVCRPFFGWVSDNIGRENTMFIAFFLEGIGIYALLMFAGHPVLFVMLSGLVFFAWGEIYSLFPATCTDIYGKTYATTNYGMLYTAKGTASLLVPLANVLTNATGSWHAVFYVAAALNIVAAVMALLVLKPMRMRITAKG, from the coding sequence ATGTCAGTTGCATCAGGCGCCGCGACGCAGCCCACAACCGCGACCGCCTCGGAAGCGACCCGCTGGGGTCAGCTCATCTTCGGCATCATCTGCATGGTGATGATCGCCAACCTGCAATACGGCTGGACGCTCTTCGTCGGGCCGATCGACCAGAAATATCATTGGGGCCGCGCGGCGATCCAGGTCGCCTTCACAATCTTCGTACTGACCGAAACCTGGCTGGTGCCGATCGAAGGCTACCTGATCGACAAGTTCGGTCCGCGCATCATGATCTCCGGCTCGGGCGCGCTCGTCGCGATCGCGTGGGTCATCAACTCCTACGCGGACTCGCTTGCGCTCCTCTATCTCGGCGCTGCGATCGGCGGCATCGGCGCAGGCGTGATCTACGGCGGCTCGGTCGGCAACGCACTGAAGTGGTTTCCCGACCGACGCGGCCTTGCGGCTGGCCTGACGGCCGCGGGGTTCGGCGCCGGCTCCGCGCTCACCGTGATTCCGATCGCCAACATGATCAAGACGAGCGGCTTTGAGGCTGCATTCTTCTGGTTCGGCCTCGGGCAGGGGATCGTGGTGATCTTCGTCGCGCTGCTGCTGCGCGCGCCTGCGGCAGGCGAAGTTCCGCCGCCCTTGACGGGCGCCTTGCAGCAGACGCGGCGCGACTACACGCCGATCGAGGCGCTGAGGACGCCGGTGTTCTGGGTGATGTACGTGATGTTCGTCGCGGTCGGCGCCGGCGGCCTGATGGCGATCGCGCAGCTCGCGCCCATCGCCAAGGACTTCAAGGTGGCCGACATCCCGGTATCGCTGATCGGCATCACGCTGCCGGCGCTCACCTTCGCGCTCACCATCGACCGCGTGCTCAACGGCGTGTGCCGGCCGTTCTTCGGGTGGGTCTCTGACAACATCGGCCGAGAGAACACGATGTTCATTGCCTTCTTTCTCGAAGGCATCGGCATCTATGCATTGTTGATGTTCGCCGGACACCCGGTGCTGTTCGTGATGCTGTCGGGTCTCGTGTTCTTCGCATGGGGCGAGATTTACTCGCTGTTCCCGGCGACCTGCACGGACATCTACGGCAAGACCTACGCGACCACGAACTACGGCATGCTCTACACCGCGAAGGGAACCGCCTCGCTGCTGGTTCCGCTCGCCAACGTCCTCACCAACGCGACGGGGAGCTGGCACGCGGTGTTCTATGTGGCGGCCGCGCTCAACATCGTCGCAGCCGTGATGGCGCTTCTCGTGCTGAAGCCGATGCGCATGCGCATCACGGCCAAAGGCTGA
- a CDS encoding FAD-binding monooxygenase gives MQFHLNGFEPGDPEIADATQRYPASGASGAVPDEVDILIVGCGPAGLTLAAQLSAFPDIKTAIVEQKSGPLLRGQADGIACRTMEMFEAFGFAERVAKEACWINETAFWKPDEKKRDHIVRSGWVQDVEDGLSEFPHVVLNQARVHDFYLDVMRKSPSRLEPHYARRLIDLQMDEAGDNTNPYQVTARMERLDDAHQGQIETARARYVVGCDGARSTVRKSIGRALSGDSANHAWGVMDVLAVTDFPDVRFKTLIQSASDGSIIIIPREGGYLFRLYIELDKLGADERVSDRNVTADDLIAKARRILKPHGLDVKEIPWWSVYEIGQRLCDKFDDVPEAAVAERLPRVFIAGDACHTHSPKAGQGMNVSMQDGFNLGWKLASVLRGRCAPHLLHTYSAERQTIAKELIDFDREWAALMASSKGFDPAETQRYFVQHGRYTAGTATRYQPALLTGDAAHQHLAKGLTIGMRFHSAPVIRVADAKPVHLGHVVKADGRWRIFAFAGANDIGAANSSIRALCDLLAESQELPIRKYTPADGDIDAVIDVRAIFQQPHRELAIEAMPSLLLPQKGRYGLRDYEKVFSPDLKSGQDIFTMRGIDREQGCLVIVRPDQFVAHVLPLDAYAELAAYFDGFMVAPERAATAAAPE, from the coding sequence GTGCAATTTCATCTGAACGGATTCGAGCCCGGCGACCCGGAGATTGCCGACGCCACGCAGCGGTATCCCGCGTCGGGTGCCTCGGGCGCCGTACCGGACGAGGTCGATATCCTGATCGTCGGCTGCGGACCCGCCGGGTTGACGCTCGCCGCGCAGCTATCGGCCTTTCCCGACATCAAGACGGCAATCGTGGAGCAGAAGTCCGGCCCGCTGCTGCGTGGGCAGGCGGACGGCATCGCCTGCCGCACCATGGAGATGTTCGAGGCGTTCGGCTTTGCGGAGCGTGTCGCCAAGGAGGCATGCTGGATCAACGAGACGGCGTTCTGGAAACCTGACGAGAAAAAGCGCGACCACATCGTGCGCAGCGGATGGGTGCAGGACGTCGAGGACGGGTTGTCCGAGTTTCCGCATGTCGTTTTGAATCAGGCGCGCGTGCACGACTTCTATCTCGACGTGATGCGCAAGTCGCCGTCGCGGCTCGAGCCGCACTACGCGCGGCGGCTGATCGATCTTCAGATGGACGAGGCCGGCGACAACACCAATCCCTATCAGGTGACTGCACGTATGGAGCGCCTCGACGACGCGCATCAGGGACAGATCGAGACGGCGCGGGCGCGGTATGTCGTGGGCTGCGACGGCGCGCGCAGCACAGTGCGCAAGTCCATCGGACGCGCACTCTCCGGCGACTCCGCCAACCACGCCTGGGGCGTGATGGACGTGCTTGCCGTCACGGATTTTCCCGATGTGCGCTTCAAGACACTGATCCAGTCGGCCAGTGACGGCAGCATCATCATCATTCCTCGCGAGGGCGGTTATCTGTTTCGCCTCTATATCGAGCTCGACAAGCTCGGTGCCGACGAGCGCGTGTCCGACCGCAACGTCACGGCGGACGATCTGATCGCCAAGGCGCGGCGCATCCTCAAGCCGCATGGCCTCGACGTGAAAGAGATTCCCTGGTGGTCGGTCTACGAGATCGGCCAGCGCCTCTGCGACAAGTTCGATGATGTGCCCGAAGCGGCCGTCGCGGAGCGCCTGCCGCGCGTGTTCATCGCGGGCGACGCCTGCCACACGCACTCACCGAAGGCCGGGCAGGGCATGAACGTTTCGATGCAGGACGGCTTCAATCTCGGCTGGAAGCTCGCATCGGTGCTGCGCGGACGCTGCGCGCCGCACCTGCTGCACACCTATTCGGCGGAGCGGCAGACCATTGCAAAAGAGCTGATCGATTTCGATCGCGAATGGGCCGCACTGATGGCCTCGAGCAAAGGGTTCGATCCGGCGGAGACGCAGCGCTATTTCGTGCAGCATGGCCGTTACACGGCCGGAACGGCGACGCGCTATCAGCCCGCGCTCCTCACCGGCGACGCGGCGCACCAGCATCTCGCCAAAGGGCTGACCATCGGGATGCGGTTTCATTCAGCGCCGGTTATTCGCGTCGCGGATGCGAAGCCGGTCCATCTCGGACATGTCGTGAAGGCGGACGGGCGCTGGCGCATCTTTGCGTTCGCGGGGGCGAACGATATCGGCGCGGCGAATTCGAGCATTCGCGCTTTGTGCGATTTGCTCGCGGAGTCGCAGGAGTTGCCGATCAGGAAATACACACCGGCCGATGGGGACATCGATGCGGTGATCGATGTGCGCGCAATCTTCCAGCAGCCACATCGCGAGCTCGCGATCGAGGCGATGCCCTCGCTCCTGCTGCCGCAGAAGGGGCGGTATGGGTTACGCGACTACGAGAAAGTCTTTTCCCCCGACCTGAAGAGCGGCCAGGACATCTTCACGATGCGCGGCATCGATCGAGAGCAGGGATGCCTGGTAATCGTGCGGCCGGACCAGTTCGTCGCGCACGTTCTCCCGCTCGATGCATATGCGGAGCTCGCGGCGTATTTCGACGGGTTCATGGTCGCGCCGGAGCGTGCAGCCACAGCCGCGGCGCCGGAGTAA